CCGGTCAGGCGACCCTTGGGCGCCTGGCGCGCCGGAATGGCGAGCCGGGCACCGCCCTGCGACAGGTCCAGCAGCGCGCCTTCATAGAGCGTGCCGTCGATCAGGATCCGGGCCGGGCGCTTCACCGTGACCCGCGGGGCCGCGCGATGCTGGGCGTGCTCGCAGACCACCCCCAATGCCGCCGAGGCGAGCAGCAGGTTGAAGGTGTTCCAGAAGGTCACCACCAGCAGCACGTCGCGGGTGGCCGGTTCCATCCACCAGCGCCAGAGCGCGGCAACCGTTCCCAGAACCAGCAGGCCGACCACCACCACCAGCGGCTTCGCCAGCGGCGAGACATGGTCATGGGCCAGTGTCTCGCCCTTGGCGGTAACCTTGAAGGTCGGCTTGCGCGGGTCGATCATCGTCTTGACGATCGCGACCGAGGTGTGCAGCGACTGGCTGAGTTCGTAGAGTTCCGAAATCAGCGGCCAGCGGAACCGGCCGTTGAGCGCGTTCTGGATCATCAGCGAGGCGACGAGATAGGTCAGCGTATAGCCGGCAAACTCCGCTGCCGTCGCCCGATAGATTTCCAGACCGAAGAACAGATAGAACAGCGGCGCGATCAGGAACATCAGCCGCGAGAACGGGAACAGCCAGAACATGCTGCTCGCCAGATAGCACAGCCGCTGGGGCAGCCGCAGGCCGCGCTTGAGCAGCGGGTTCTTCATCATGAAGATCTGGGTCATGCCCTGGGCCCAGCGCGAGCGCTGACCGATGAAGGCGGCATAGCTTTCCGGCTGCAGGCCGGCGATCAGCGGCTTGCCGTAATAGACGCTGTTATAGCCGCGGGCATGCAGGTCGAGCGCGGTTTCCGCATCCTCGGTGATCGACAGGCCGCTGAACCCGCCCACTTCTTCCAGGCAGGCACGGCGCAGCAGGGCTGCAGATCCGCAGAAGAAGGCGCCGTTCCAGCGGTCCAGGCCACGCTGGATCATGCCGTAGAACATCTCGTTCTCGCTGGGCATGCGCTCGAAGGTCTTGAGGTTGCGCTCCAGCGGATCCGGGCTGAGGAAGAAATGCGGGGTCTGCACCAGGAACAGCTTTGGATCCTTGCGGAAGAAGCCGACGGTGGCGAGCAGGAAGTCGCGGGTGGGCACGTGGTCGGCGTCGAAGACCGCGATCAGGTCGCCATGGGTTTCCGGCAGTGCGGCATTCAGATTGCCGGCCTTGGCATGAGCGTTGGTTTCCCGCGTCAGATAGTGCACGCCCAGCCGGGCGCACATCGCCTTCAGGCGCTCGTGCCGTTCACGCGCCTTCAGCGCCTCCTGGGGGTCGGCCGACAACCGCTTCATGTCGGTCGATCCGTCGTCGAGCAGATAGACGTTCAGCCTGTCGGCCGGATACCACATCCGCTTTGCGCCGATCAGGGTCGTCTCGATCAGCCCGTCATCCTCGTTGAAGCTGGGCACGAAGACATCGACCGTCGGCAGTTCCGCCGGATTGTCGGGCAAAGGCGGGCTCATCCGCGTCACCGGGTCGATCACGACGAAGTTGTTCACGAAGAACATGACGATCGCGTAGACCTCGGCCGCATAGAGCACCAGGCCGGGCACGAAGGCGAACGGGTCGTCCAGCGGCGGCAGGGTGGACAGCGTGCGCCAGCACAGATAGCGCGCCACGATGAAGCCGCCGATCATCACCAGCATGGTGCGGCGGACGCTGGCGTCCTCGTGCGCCCGTGTGCCTTTCAGCACCGCCATCGCCGCCAGCAGCAGGATCATCAGCACGATCTGCGCCGGCAGGCTGACCGGTTGCGCCGCGGCCGCCAGCAGCGCGATCAGCGCCAGGATCCAGATCAGACCGAGCGCGAGGCGCCCGAAGCGTTGTGCGACCATCCTGTCAATTCCATACCGGGTCCGGGGTGATGCCATGGACACGGATCGTCGTCGACGTTCCGCTGCGACGTGGGGGCTGACCGGTGCGACGACCAGGGGATGCTACGATATGACCCTCTGGAAACATAAAATACCAGTAAAATTTTTC
Above is a window of Tistrella mobilis DNA encoding:
- the bcsA gene encoding UDP-forming cellulose synthase catalytic subunit, yielding MVAQRFGRLALGLIWILALIALLAAAAQPVSLPAQIVLMILLLAAMAVLKGTRAHEDASVRRTMLVMIGGFIVARYLCWRTLSTLPPLDDPFAFVPGLVLYAAEVYAIVMFFVNNFVVIDPVTRMSPPLPDNPAELPTVDVFVPSFNEDDGLIETTLIGAKRMWYPADRLNVYLLDDGSTDMKRLSADPQEALKARERHERLKAMCARLGVHYLTRETNAHAKAGNLNAALPETHGDLIAVFDADHVPTRDFLLATVGFFRKDPKLFLVQTPHFFLSPDPLERNLKTFERMPSENEMFYGMIQRGLDRWNGAFFCGSAALLRRACLEEVGGFSGLSITEDAETALDLHARGYNSVYYGKPLIAGLQPESYAAFIGQRSRWAQGMTQIFMMKNPLLKRGLRLPQRLCYLASSMFWLFPFSRLMFLIAPLFYLFFGLEIYRATAAEFAGYTLTYLVASLMIQNALNGRFRWPLISELYELSQSLHTSVAIVKTMIDPRKPTFKVTAKGETLAHDHVSPLAKPLVVVVGLLVLGTVAALWRWWMEPATRDVLLVVTFWNTFNLLLASAALGVVCEHAQHRAAPRVTVKRPARILIDGTLYEGALLDLSQGGARLAIPARQAPKGRLTGRFAELLVDELTAPAHMATGEARPVPVEMRYGRPDDAGNIQIGLRFMPETDAAKEAIVDLVYGSSALWAELLSRRHRRPGVVRGVAHFIRLSAAYGFRSLGFVLGGSRFRTNPAPPPPPRLQIEPAGAEDGVPPDGNFTPPAGWSGSAPAPRTS